The Anomalospiza imberbis isolate Cuckoo-Finch-1a 21T00152 chromosome 8, ASM3175350v1, whole genome shotgun sequence DNA window TCTGTTGTGCCCAGCCAGAGCCATGTGTGGATGGCCTGGATGGCCTTTCCCTGCGGCACATAGCTCCAGCCTGCCCATGCAGACTCCTGCCTCCACGGCTCCATAGTGGTAAGCAGCTGAGTACCACAGAGAGAACGAGCTATCTGGGCatgctctctgagcccagctgTACCAGCTGTGAGCCAtgctgggcagcaccagagagATGAACCTGGCCACTTTTCACCAGAGGCAAAACAAGATTGCCCTCCTCCTGAGGGTGTGTACCCTCATAACATCCACCACCACCTCAGCAGTGCTTTAggaagctttatttttaaaaggagtcTGTCTTCCACACTTCAGACCACTTTCAAGAGGATTAATGCAGGTGAATCTCCCGCAGCCCAACAAGGCAACAGACGGCTCCTTTACACCAGAGCCCAGAATGCAGGGGCAAAGCCACAGTGAGAGTTTCCCTCCTGGTGGAGGGGGCCAGGCACCGGGCACCCGAGAGAGGCTGGAACCTGGATCTTCCTGCACAAACTGCTCTCAAGTTACATTGATTTTGCAAACAGAGGCACAATATGAGCCAGACAACCCTGACAAAGCCCCTTTGTATGCAAAGGGCAAAGGTAGAGGAGATGGGAACAGAGGGCTTGGGTGTCCTGCATCATAATCTAAGCTTCcacaaaggaaagggaaagacaGGGCCAACCCCAAGCTCTCATAGCCTGCTGCAAGCTTCTCAGCTCAGCAGAGAGTTTGGGTACTGTCTGGGACAGAGAGATAAGGGAATTAGGCTGCTCTTTTCTGCTAAGTAGCTGCAATCAGTCACAGCTACAGGACTGATCCCAGAGGAGTTGTGGCGAGACAAAGTGTGGAGTGCTGCAACTGCCAGCGTGTGTGCTGGGACCCCCAGTGCCATGGAGCTGTGCCACACGGACATTTAGCATCTGACTGAGCCCAAAGCAGCAGGACTCAGTGACCCTGCTGCAGGAAACATGCTCTGTTTCTCACAGGCAGAGCTTGAAGGTAGCACCCAGCTCACTGACCAGAGAATGGGGAGGACAGACTGTGTACTGCCTACCACTCCACCACCAGTACCAGAGGATCAGAGAAGTAGAAGTGGAGCTAGAAAGGAGCcaaacaaactgaaaacaaagtGCTTTGGGTGGGGAGCAGTTCTGTAGTCCTGTAGTGCAGCCAGTGTTTTCATCTGCAAATGCACCTGGCATTTGCTCCTCCACTGGCACACATACAATTGCACTTGCTAGGAATAACAGAAAGCCTGCCGTGGCTCAGAGATCCCCCAACCTCAGCCACCCAACAGGCTCTTCGAGATGCTGCAGGGATACTTCAGAAAGGAGCAGGCTTCTGTACTGCCAACACAGGTAAAATTTCCCTTCCTTGTGCACCCAGGGCTTGGGATGACATTGTCCTTCCCCCCTTCACACACTGTCATCCTGTAGCAGTGCTGAAGGCGAAGAAGTCCTTGCCATAGATGGCTGAGGAACATCATCAGCCACTACttttgaggggattttgtgCTCTCggggtggggtgggaggggggAAGGTGGTGCTCTGCAGGGCATCTGAGTACATCTCatcctggacactgggatgcTGCACAACCCTTTGCAGCAGTGGCTTAAGCAAGCCCACAGTCAGCTGGTTCCCCTTGCTGGAGAAGGGCACTGGGTCCTCCTGGGAATGAGGAAGGTGCTGCAGAACCACGGTGAGGATGCTTGAGGCGGTGAGCTCAGCAGGGCACAGTGGCCACAGCCTGTCCAGGTAAGGGTCCAGCTCCCGGTGCTGGGCAAACTCAGCCAGCAGCGTGATGAATATCTCCTTGTTAAGCAAGGGGCTGAGTTTGGAGAACTTCTCTGCCACCTCCACCACCCGCTGCCACTGCTTCAGATGGATGAGAAGGTGCAGAGCTTGCAGCACGGCCTTAGGCCtcttgctgcagagcagcagttccagctcCATCTCGTCATCTGCCTCGCCGTGTTTGCTCTTTCGGGCCAGCACTCCCAGTGCTCTCTTGTACAGTGGCACCCGGCCCCCGGGGCCCTCCTTGCTGCTGTATGACCAGGAGCTGCTAACGTACTGCTGGGTCAGCTCCACAAAGCTGGGCAGCCACTTGGGTTTGAACCTCAGGAAAGAGGCGCAAATGAGCTCGAAGAGTGGGACCATCCCATTCTGACCCACTTCCTCCAGCTGCGGCTGACACAGGACCTTCTTCCATACCTCTGGGGTGGCCCTGGCTACCAAGACACCATCCCCattctgctccagctgcaggcaacTCCTTGTGGCCTTCCAGGCAGCCTTGGGGAAAGAGGCAAACACAGAATTCAGATAGGCCAAGTTGTCTTTGTCCACGTCAGACTGGAGAATGCGGCTGACCTCCTGCTCCACCAGCTCCTTGCAGTAGCTTTCCACCTCACTCTCTGGGGCACATACTACGCAAGTTTTGAGGAGCTCCAGGCTCATGtagctctgcagctccaggctcacTGTGCTCAACAGCTTGGCACACGTGTCTTGTAGGCTTCGGGCTGGCTTCTGCTTCTGGtggaggctgtgctgcaggatgGCAGCGAGGACCACAGGAGCCTGGAACGTACCACCTTTCTTCAACTTCTCCACTGTCAGCTTGGAGCTGCTGAGGCTCCTCCTCTGATAATATCTGCAGGCCTCCTCAAACACCATCTCCACCAGGCATGGCTCAGGCCTGCTGCTGTCCTCAGGTTTGGAAAAGCTAAAGCTGTAGATGCCACTCTGACTGAGGAGCTGGATACTGTCCTCCTCGCCCTGGGACTCCAGGAAATGCACTTCTTTCATACTCAGGACTTCCTTTTCTACAAGCCTTCCACTGTTCTGGTCAACAAGGTACAGTACTCCAGCCAGcacacaggccaggatgctgcCAAAAGTCTTCAGCCGGACAGGACTCCCTTGGGCCAGGGGGCCGCCCTCCAGGTCAAAGATATGCCTCTGTGTCCCATCTGGCTCCACGATACTCACAGCACCCTTTGTGCTCACCAGCAGCAGACCCCCGCTGTTGGACACAGTGGAGGTGTGGATGTCCAGAGGTGCAAAACCTGAGAGAAGGCCCACAGaacccagcagcagcttcttgAAGTCTGACTCACTGCTGGAGTGCAGCACCTTGCTGTGGATGAAGCCTGCAGAGGGGGCTGTGATGGTGAGCTCCGCCTTCTCTGGATGCCAGATGAGGAGGAATTTGGAAGTGGTGGcaaagctggcagcagcaggcactAGGAAGACATGTTGGGGAGAGGCCAGGACCCGGTACTCGGGGCTGTTGTGCAGGACTATCCTCGCAGTGCCCAGCCGCACGCCCTGCTCCCCCACCTCCAGAGCACGGGCACAGACACAGAACCTGAAGGCACACTTGCTCATGTCCGAGTGAGCACCCAGCGGCGGCCTCTCCTCACACCACACCAGGttggctccctggctgcacaCGGAGACCACTCGTGCCCGGGCACCCTGGCAGAGCTCCAGTGTCTGCAGCGGCTGCCAGCCCACGGCCACCACAAAGCGCCAGACCTCGGTCCGGCCATGTTCCCACACCACGGCCAGTACCCAGGAGTCTGGTAccacagggctctgcaggaagagCAGTCCCACAAGGGCTGGCTGGGGCGGCTGCCAGCTCCTCTCCAGATCGGCTCCAGCGATGCTGTGGCGCTGGAAGGCCACCACCCGCGGCAGGGTGGGCGGCCGGCTcttctgcaggagcaggagatgCTGCCCGTCGGGGCTGGACTGGACGTGGCTGGGCTCTTCTCCGCGGCACAGCAACTCCCGCAGCCAGTGGCCTCGGCTGAAGTCACTCAAGTCGGAGACCTGCCGCAGCTTCATCCTGTCAGCGACAGTGGGCAGCAGGGCGAGCTGGGGCACGGAGCCACAGCCGCCACTCAGTCCCCCCCCGGAGCCCCGCCACACCCTGCTCCCTCGGCTCTCTAGGAGGCCCCCACGGACACCTTCCCCCCACGGCGAGCCGGTTCCGCGGCAGCAACTCCCAGGGACGGGCCGCACCCGGAGCTCGCCGCACACCCAGCGCCGCCCGAGAGAACTCTGCGCTGCCCCGGGCACGCCGGGTCCCCCTACCGCCGGGACCCACCTGCCGCGGCAGCGACTGACgaccggggccggggccggggcagtGGCCGCTGCGCTCAGCGCTGCGCAGTCACGGGGCCGCGGGTTTCCGGGCGGAGCCGCTCCGCGCCGCCTCGGGCCGTCCCGCTCCTACTTCCGCCGCCGGTGCGGGGTGGGCTGCGGGGCCGCGTCCCGAGGGCGATCCGCGTGTTCCCGCAGACGGCGGGGCCATGTGTAACCGGGGTGCGTGTGTACGTGCGTGTGTCAGTCCCCGCGGGGCGAGCCGAGCTccagccggcccggggaggagccttccccgcccgccccgcctgCGGGAGCCGCGGCCGCGCGGGGAACCGGCGGGCGCACGCGCGGCGCCTGCGCGGTGTGCGGGGAGCGGCTGCCCGCAGGTGAGtgcgggagcggcgggggggacacgggaccccgcccgcggggccgggcgcgccCCCGCTGCCCCTCCGGCACCGGGGGCTCCGCCGTACCGGGGGctccgcggggcgggcgcgctCCCCGCCGCGAGGGGCCCCGCCAGACACCGGCACCCCGTTCCAGGGCCGCTCGCTGCCCACCCCGGTTAGCCGCGGGAGCGGGCGCACGCAGCCCGTGCAGCGGGAGGTGCTTCTCACCGCCCGCCGGTGACGCCGCGGTGCACCGGTGCGTGCCTCGGGTGCCGGCCCCGGGGAGGCCGCGGGCCCTGCCGCAGCCCAGCCCTTCGGCTGCTCGTGGGCCGCGCCGTCCCCGGCTGCCGGTGGTTTGCGCTCGAGGTAACTCCTAGGAAAAGAACGAGCGTTCGCTGGGCATTCCCGCTGTCTGGTTTACCTCACCCTTCTCA harbors:
- the HPS6 gene encoding BLOC-2 complex member HPS6 yields the protein MKLRQVSDLSDFSRGHWLRELLCRGEEPSHVQSSPDGQHLLLLQKSRPPTLPRVVAFQRHSIAGADLERSWQPPQPALVGLLFLQSPVVPDSWVLAVVWEHGRTEVWRFVVAVGWQPLQTLELCQGARARVVSVCSQGANLVWCEERPPLGAHSDMSKCAFRFCVCARALEVGEQGVRLGTARIVLHNSPEYRVLASPQHVFLVPAAASFATTSKFLLIWHPEKAELTITAPSAGFIHSKVLHSSSESDFKKLLLGSVGLLSGFAPLDIHTSTVSNSGGLLLVSTKGAVSIVEPDGTQRHIFDLEGGPLAQGSPVRLKTFGSILACVLAGVLYLVDQNSGRLVEKEVLSMKEVHFLESQGEEDSIQLLSQSGIYSFSFSKPEDSSRPEPCLVEMVFEEACRYYQRRSLSSSKLTVEKLKKGGTFQAPVVLAAILQHSLHQKQKPARSLQDTCAKLLSTVSLELQSYMSLELLKTCVVCAPESEVESYCKELVEQEVSRILQSDVDKDNLAYLNSVFASFPKAAWKATRSCLQLEQNGDGVLVARATPEVWKKVLCQPQLEEVGQNGMVPLFELICASFLRFKPKWLPSFVELTQQYVSSSWSYSSKEGPGGRVPLYKRALGVLARKSKHGEADDEMELELLLCSKRPKAVLQALHLLIHLKQWQRVVEVAEKFSKLSPLLNKEIFITLLAEFAQHRELDPYLDRLWPLCPAELTASSILTVVLQHLPHSQEDPVPFSSKGNQLTVGLLKPLLQRVVQHPSVQDEMYSDALQSTTFPPPTPPREHKIPSKVVADDVPQPSMARTSSPSALLQDDSV